In Ignavibacteriales bacterium, the genomic window ACAAGACTTGGTTCCCAAAGCGGTGGGGTATAACCAATTCCTACACCCTCTATTTTATGAGGTCCCGGTTGACCTCCTGATAATACTGAAGATTCATCTGGCTCAACGACTATCACTTTAATTTTAGGATTGTGGTTCTTCAACACAGTTGCAACTCCTCGAGATGATGCCGCAGTGCCAACACAATGAACAAATGCGTTAATTGTTCCGTTTGTTTGTTTCCAGATTTCCTCAGCCAACGGATAGTAACCTGCAATGCTATCAAGATTGTTAAGTTGGTCTGTCCAATATGTGTGGGGTCCCTTACTAATTTCTCTTGCAGCTTCTATCATATCTAAAATCAACTTCTTTGTAGTTAAGCCACCTTCGCTAGGTATGAGTGTTAGTTCAGCGCCAAAAGCTACCATCTGATTCAGTTTATCTTTACTGAAAGCATCAGAAGTTATGATATGAAGGTGGTACCCTTTGGCTACACAAATCAACGCGAGTGATATGCCTGTGCTACCTCCTGTGTACTCAACTATAACATCACCCGGTTTTAATCTGCCTTCTTCCTCCGCCCTTGTAACCATAGCTTGTGCTGTACGATCTTTCATACTGCCAGTCGGATTTTCCCATTCAAGTTTCACAAAAACCTGCGCACAGCCGGGTGGTACAACATTGCGAAGATGAACTAAAGAAGTATTTCCAATAGCTTGAAGAATGTTGAGATCAATACTAATTTTGTCTTTCTCCTTTTGTTTGAATGTATTTCTTTTCCATTTCTCCTACATTGAAACGGAACATTCATATAATCAGCCTAACACAACTATGACTGTTTTATCAAAATAATTTTTTTATAATCAGTTTTAGAAACTAATTACACTTTTAAGATCAACTTACTTTGCAAACTCCATCTAAATGAATCACGATAAGTCCGTATTGAAGAAGCAAACGCTATTAAAGAACATGTTATACAATTACTTCATTAGAATAAATTTCTTTGTATCCGTAAAATTCCCGGCTTGAATTCTGTAAAAATAAATACCGCTCGAAATATTATCTCCATTGAATTCATATTTGTAATTACCTGGTAATTTTTCTTCGTTAACCATAGTGGCTATTTCATTACCAAGTACATCGTATAACTTAATTGTAACAAAACTTGTTTTGGGAATTAAATAATTTATTGTGGTACTCGGATTAAAAGGATTAGGATAATTTTGACTCAGCTTGAATATTACTGTGGATTTAAAATCGGAACTAACTCCTGTTGTTATGCTAATTGTATATCCTGGAGAAATAGAAACAATCTTATTATTATATTTTGCCACTACTTTAAAATTATAATCGCCCTGTTTGTTTATCGTAATTTCAACTGAGTCACTCACGAGTTTAAAATTAATATTAGAATCCGCACTTCTAAATTCAACCGTTGATATATTTTTTAAGTTCGCTGCAAACAGAGAAATTGGTAGTTTTTTAGTTACGGAAGGTTCCAATTTAATTTTGGAAAAATCAACAGGCAACCATTC contains:
- a CDS encoding cysteine synthase family protein, with protein sequence MGNTSLVHLRNVVPPGCAQVFVKLEWENPTGSMKDRTAQAMVTRAEEEGRLKPGDVIVEYTGGSTGISLALICVAKGYHLHIITSDAFSKDKLNQMVAFGAELTLIPSEGGLTTKKLILDMIEAAREISKGPHTYWTDQLNNLDSIAGYYPLAEEIWKQTNGTINAFVHCVGTAASSRGVATVLKNHNPKIKVIVVEPDESSVLSGGQPGPHKIEGVGIGYTPPLWEPSLVDEIIAVKTEDAKIMARRLAREEGLFAGTSSGANVVAAIRVAEQLGPDAKIVTLMVDSGLKYLSTDVYKK